A genomic window from Betta splendens chromosome 17, fBetSpl5.4, whole genome shotgun sequence includes:
- the LOC114844592 gene encoding uncharacterized protein KIAA0040 homolog, producing the protein MDGGSGSIQDFFNQLWSFATDKHNQGLYNTVCLAVLLTLPLVVLLTALVVCCHCCCCRHDNGCCCCRCRCCCHDAMATARSETKKKKNSANGEDLWISVKTEPTTPERVALAMV; encoded by the coding sequence ATGGACGGGGGAAGCGGCAGCATCCAGGACTTCTTCAACCAGCTCTGGAGCTTTGCCACCGACAAACACAACCAGGGGCTCTACAACACCGTGTGCCTGGCGGTGCTGCTAACTCTCCCCCTGGTCGTGCTCCTCACCGCCCTGGTGGtgtgctgccactgctgctgctgtcgccatgacaacggctgctgttgctgccgctgccgctgctgctgccacgaCGCCATGGCAACCGCGAGGTCGGagacgaagaagaaaaagaactcGGCGAACGGCGAAGACTTGTGGATCTCGGTGAAGACGGAGCCGACGACGCCGGAAAGGGTCGCGCTGGCTATGGTGTAG